TTTTGCGGACATAAAGAGTTGATCCATTGAAGGTACGGTATTTCCTCCTTTATTTTCCAGTGTTACAGCAAAAGCATCTGCCTCAGCTAATGGTTTCATTTTTTGTATCTTCTGTGATACATCCGCACCGCTTTCAAATACGCCTGCATTCACTAATTTTCTATTACGGATGGCCCACAGCTGAAACTGTTTACCAGCGGGAGCTACCGGCATCAGTTGTGCCATGAGAAATAACATTTGCGTATCGGGGTTCCAGCAAATAGTCACCACGTTACCATCATGTTTGCCGGCTCCTTTCATTTTAATCCACAGGAAAGCAGGGTCTTTCAACATATCCAGCTCTTTCTGTGTTTCCTGATGGCTGGCCAGCAACCGTTGTTCTTTTTCTGCGTTGAGCTTTTCCTGTGTTGCTACCAGTGATTTGTAGCGGCTTTTATAATCGGTAGATTTATTAAAG
The Chitinophaga sp. MM2321 DNA segment above includes these coding regions:
- a CDS encoding anti-sigma factor, with translation MFGLLPESEHAEIELAVAQFPEIKAAVEALQLDKEKFVKLYALTPPPEIKDRLLDILRQEDTSAGNDLLPEELRTPPVAAQETSRMSIAGTSSSNDRVWKYLAAAIIALFLGSVILNFFFFNKSTDYKSRYKSLVATQEKLNAEKEQRLLASHQETQKELDMLKDPAFLWIKMKGAGKHDGNVVTICWNPDTQMLFLMAQLMPVAPAGKQFQLWAIRNRKLVNAGVFESGADVSQKIQKMKPLAEADAFAVTLENKGGNTVPSMDQLFMSAKVAK